The proteins below come from a single Candidatus Falkowbacteria bacterium genomic window:
- a CDS encoding UTP--glucose-1-phosphate uridylyltransferase: protein MMKIKKAIVAVAGSGTRLLPATKSMPKEMLPIVDKPIIQLVVEELVEAGIQDIILVTKWDKKPLEDHFDYNWALTHELKQAGKEHLLDEVKKIADMANFIYVRQKGPYGNGTPILSAASLVEDEPFVFCFGDDLVKSKVSFTKQMVKDYEKHGNPIIAVQEVPKSQVNRYGIVKLRSKTMEIEDIIEKPSIEEAPSRLADFGRMVLNQEIVDILKKTALGKGNELWIVDAIRTYVKNGGKFMAKTVEDGEWLTTGDPLNYITTIMKYAFDRKDIGKEVRKFAKDLLEKK, encoded by the coding sequence ATTATGAAAATCAAGAAAGCCATCGTGGCGGTTGCCGGTTCAGGAACGCGCCTATTGCCAGCCACAAAGTCGATGCCCAAGGAAATGCTCCCGATCGTCGATAAGCCCATCATCCAGCTGGTTGTCGAAGAACTGGTTGAAGCCGGCATCCAGGACATTATCCTGGTCACCAAGTGGGATAAGAAGCCTTTGGAAGATCATTTTGATTATAACTGGGCTTTGACCCATGAATTGAAGCAGGCAGGGAAGGAGCATCTTTTGGATGAGGTCAAAAAGATCGCCGATATGGCTAATTTTATCTACGTCAGGCAGAAAGGTCCTTACGGCAACGGCACACCGATCCTGTCAGCAGCCAGCTTGGTTGAGGACGAGCCGTTCGTTTTTTGCTTCGGAGATGATCTGGTGAAATCGAAAGTATCATTCACCAAGCAGATGGTCAAGGATTATGAAAAACATGGCAATCCCATAATCGCCGTCCAAGAAGTCCCGAAAAGCCAGGTGAATCGCTATGGCATAGTCAAGCTAAGGAGCAAGACCATGGAAATCGAGGACATCATCGAGAAGCCATCAATCGAGGAGGCGCCTTCACGGCTGGCTGATTTCGGCCGCATGGTCCTCAATCAGGAAATAGTGGACATCCTCAAAAAGACCGCCCTGGGAAAAGGGAACGAGCTCTGGATAGTCGATGCCATCAGGACTTATGTCAAAAATGGGGGCAAATTCATGGCCAAGACAGTCGAAGACGGCGAATGGCTGACTACTGGCGATCCGCTGAATTATATCACTACGATTATGAAATATGCCTTCGACCGCAAAGATATAGGCAAGGAGGTTAGAAAATTCGCTAAAGATTTGTTGGAAAAGAAATAG
- the murA gene encoding UDP-N-acetylglucosamine 1-carboxyvinyltransferase — protein sequence MPKYIIEGGHELGGEISVKGAKNAALKIIPAALLSAQPISISNLPQIEDVHQALDLIKDLGAEVTLEGDKCRIHVPEVATNELKPQFANKLRASIVFVGPLLARTGEVRFPHPGGCVIGAGKRPIDLFLEGFVEFGAKLSVKDGYYHLEAKRLKGCSYFFTTISVTGTETLMMAATLAKGKTVLKNCACEPEIKALADYLNSQGAKIAGAGTPTMVIDGVDKLSAGDFRIVPDRIETGTFAILAAAAQAHLKVTDCVPEHIEILLSIFEKIGVKFKTGNDFLEIFPSSKLKAYSIKTHEYPGFPTDLQSPYTVLATQTKGSSIIHETIYDRRLLFTDMLTQMGADIIMCDPHRVVVNGPTPLAGRKLTSPDLRAGIAMIIAGLIAQGKTEIDNIYQIERGYEMIDSRLSSLGAKINKVE from the coding sequence ATGCCAAAATATATCATCGAAGGAGGACATGAGCTCGGGGGAGAAATCTCCGTAAAGGGTGCAAAAAACGCTGCCCTTAAGATTATTCCGGCCGCCCTCCTCTCAGCCCAGCCGATCTCCATAAGCAACCTGCCTCAGATCGAGGACGTGCACCAAGCGCTTGACCTGATCAAGGACCTTGGTGCTGAAGTGACGCTTGAGGGCGATAAATGCCGCATCCACGTACCCGAGGTCGCGACCAACGAACTTAAGCCGCAATTTGCCAACAAGCTCCGCGCTTCGATCGTTTTTGTCGGGCCGCTTTTAGCTCGCACCGGAGAAGTCCGCTTCCCTCATCCCGGCGGTTGCGTTATCGGCGCCGGCAAGAGGCCGATCGACTTGTTTCTCGAAGGCTTCGTAGAATTCGGGGCCAAGCTATCAGTCAAGGATGGCTACTACCACCTTGAAGCCAAGCGCCTCAAGGGCTGTTCCTATTTCTTTACCACCATCAGCGTAACCGGCACGGAGACCCTCATGATGGCCGCCACGCTAGCCAAAGGAAAAACCGTACTCAAAAACTGTGCTTGCGAACCGGAAATAAAGGCCCTGGCCGACTATCTGAATTCGCAAGGTGCCAAAATCGCAGGCGCCGGGACTCCGACCATGGTCATCGACGGCGTTGATAAGCTTTCGGCCGGGGATTTCCGCATTGTTCCTGACCGCATTGAAACCGGCACTTTCGCCATCTTGGCCGCTGCTGCGCAGGCGCACCTGAAGGTCACCGACTGCGTCCCGGAGCACATCGAGATACTGCTTAGCATCTTTGAAAAAATCGGAGTCAAATTCAAGACCGGCAATGATTTCTTGGAAATCTTCCCTAGCAGCAAACTCAAGGCTTACAGTATTAAGACTCATGAATATCCAGGCTTCCCCACCGATCTGCAATCTCCATACACCGTTCTAGCCACCCAGACCAAGGGCAGCTCCATCATCCACGAGACCATCTATGACCGCCGCCTGCTCTTTACGGACATGCTCACGCAGATGGGGGCCGACATCATCATGTGCGACCCGCATCGAGTGGTGGTCAATGGTCCGACGCCATTGGCCGGGCGCAAGCTGACTAGCCCTGACCTCCGCGCCGGCATCGCCATGATCATCGCCGGACTGATCGCCCAAGGCAAAACCGAAATCGATAATATCTACCAGATCGAGCGAGGTTATGAGATGATCGATTCACGACTGAGCTCGCTCGGAGCCAAGATTAATAAAGTTGAATAA
- a CDS encoding S41 family peptidase, which produces MNYNQEGRGPVRRLVFITLSLVLLVIVFQVGFVAGKINVRQDQILSSEQSKSKVIEKILGINQATPESNARNVDFQLFWDVWDTLKQKYVKKDSLKEEDLFYGAIRGMVAAAGDPYTVFLDPKESKVFADDLAGTFEGIGAEIGIKKERLLIIAPLPDSPAEKAGLRAGDRILAINGSTTLGMNVDEAVSKIRGARDTVVTLTINHNGEDSVKEIKITRGVIVVKSVKTSMGKNGIYTVAVTSFNDDTEVLFNQAVDDIVAKKPKGIILDLRNNPGGYLNVAVSMAGNWLDKGTVVVSERFGDGKSDEYPAAGLARLKGIPTVVLVNQGSASASEIVSGALQDLGVAKLVGKQTFGKGSVQVLDKLKDGSSLKVTIAQWLTPKGNNISEKGITPDVVVEFKSEDYENNKDPQMDKAIELLTKPQSK; this is translated from the coding sequence ATGAACTATAACCAAGAAGGCCGCGGGCCTGTGAGGCGGCTAGTTTTTATTACTTTAAGCCTGGTCCTTTTAGTGATCGTTTTTCAAGTCGGATTCGTGGCCGGAAAAATAAATGTCAGGCAAGACCAGATACTGTCATCAGAACAGTCGAAGTCCAAGGTCATCGAAAAGATATTGGGCATCAATCAGGCCACGCCTGAATCGAATGCCCGGAATGTGGATTTTCAGCTTTTTTGGGATGTCTGGGATACATTGAAGCAGAAATACGTCAAAAAGGACAGCCTGAAGGAAGAAGACCTGTTTTATGGCGCTATTAGGGGCATGGTCGCCGCCGCTGGCGATCCTTACACTGTATTTCTCGACCCCAAAGAGTCCAAGGTTTTTGCCGATGATTTGGCAGGCACTTTCGAGGGGATAGGCGCTGAAATCGGCATCAAGAAAGAGCGGTTACTGATTATCGCTCCGCTTCCCGATTCTCCAGCCGAGAAAGCTGGCCTGCGGGCAGGTGACCGCATCTTGGCAATCAATGGCAGCACGACCCTGGGCATGAACGTCGACGAAGCTGTGAGCAAGATTCGTGGTGCCAGGGATACGGTCGTGACTTTGACTATCAATCACAACGGAGAAGATTCAGTGAAGGAAATCAAGATAACCCGAGGCGTTATCGTCGTCAAAAGCGTAAAGACCTCGATGGGCAAAAATGGCATATATACGGTGGCAGTTACCAGTTTTAATGATGATACTGAAGTATTATTCAACCAGGCGGTCGATGATATCGTCGCCAAAAAGCCTAAAGGCATCATTTTGGACTTGAGAAATAATCCTGGTGGCTATCTGAATGTCGCTGTTAGCATGGCGGGTAATTGGCTCGATAAGGGTACTGTAGTCGTCAGCGAACGGTTCGGTGATGGCAAAAGCGATGAGTATCCCGCTGCCGGACTGGCGAGGCTCAAGGGCATTCCGACAGTTGTACTCGTGAACCAGGGCAGTGCCTCTGCTTCGGAAATCGTTTCTGGCGCTTTGCAGGATCTTGGCGTGGCCAAACTTGTCGGTAAGCAGACTTTCGGCAAGGGTTCGGTCCAGGTTTTGGATAAGCTGAAGGATGGTTCTTCGCTTAAGGTCACGATCGCCCAGTGGTTAACGCCTAAGGGTAATAATATAAGCGAGAAGGGCATAACGCCTGATGTGGTCGTGGAATTCAAGAGTGAAGACTATGAGAACAACAAGGATCCTCAGATGGACAAGGCGATAGAGCTTCTGACCAAGCCCCAATCCAAGTAA
- the rpmA gene encoding 50S ribosomal protein L27: MSTKKSGGSTSNGRDSNSQRLGVKLYGGEQAKPGAIIVRQRGSKFHPGANVRIGKDDTLFATAIGVVKFSTKKIIGFNNKLRQIKIVNVVSAK; the protein is encoded by the coding sequence ATGTCTACAAAGAAATCGGGTGGCTCCACATCCAACGGCCGAGATTCGAACAGTCAACGTCTCGGCGTCAAACTTTATGGAGGTGAACAGGCTAAGCCAGGCGCAATCATCGTCAGGCAGCGCGGCAGCAAATTCCATCCAGGTGCCAATGTCCGCATCGGCAAGGATGACACTTTGTTCGCCACTGCGATCGGCGTCGTGAAGTTTTCAACCAAAAAAATCATTGGGTTCAACAATAAGCTTCGTCAGATCAAGATCGTCAATGTCGTTTCAGCCAAATAG
- a CDS encoding Rrf2 family transcriptional regulator has translation MKFSTKTTYGLRAMICLGRNWQQGDLSLTEIAQKEKMSLSYLEQLFAKMRQAKLVVGSRGSGGGYQLSREPKAVSVFEIISALEGETELFYCLAENGKIHCSADCHCGVNLVFKKTNDALKNALTDLTLDKLLS, from the coding sequence ATGAAATTTTCAACCAAGACCACCTATGGCCTTCGTGCGATGATTTGCCTTGGCCGTAATTGGCAGCAGGGAGATTTGTCATTGACGGAGATCGCCCAAAAGGAAAAGATGTCCTTGTCTTACTTGGAACAACTATTCGCCAAAATGAGACAGGCGAAGTTGGTAGTCGGTAGCCGCGGGTCAGGTGGCGGTTATCAGTTATCTCGTGAGCCGAAGGCCGTTTCGGTCTTTGAAATCATCTCTGCCCTTGAGGGCGAGACGGAGTTATTTTATTGTTTGGCTGAAAATGGTAAAATTCATTGTAGTGCGGATTGCCATTGCGGAGTGAATCTGGTTTTCAAAAAAACCAATGATGCGCTCAAGAACGCATTGACTGATCTGACGCTAGATAAGCTTTTATCATAA
- a CDS encoding L,D-transpeptidase produces the protein MFGFKAVQADSSLDSDHDKVSDQDEILVYHTDPQNADTDNDGFTDGDELKNGYSPYDGKKALRLEDGDADKDGLSDRMELNFRSNPVAVDTDGDGFGDNEEVKNGFDPTKPNEKLAKRIEVNLAKQELAYFLGSVRLGTSTVSTGRPSMPTPKGTFKIANKNRRAWSKSYGLWMPYWMGISGGRVGFHELPEWPNGYKEGANHLGKPVSHGCIRLGVGPAEKLYKWAEVGTAVIIY, from the coding sequence ATGTTCGGTTTTAAGGCCGTTCAAGCCGATTCGTCTCTGGATTCCGACCATGACAAGGTGTCTGATCAGGATGAAATCCTGGTTTACCACACTGATCCGCAGAATGCAGACACGGACAATGACGGCTTTACCGATGGCGATGAACTCAAGAACGGCTATTCGCCATATGATGGCAAAAAAGCGCTTAGGCTTGAGGATGGTGACGCCGATAAAGACGGCTTATCCGACCGAATGGAACTTAATTTCCGTTCCAACCCGGTAGCGGTCGACACAGACGGCGATGGCTTCGGAGACAACGAAGAAGTCAAGAACGGCTTTGACCCGACCAAGCCGAACGAGAAGCTGGCCAAAAGGATCGAGGTCAATCTGGCCAAACAGGAGCTCGCGTACTTCCTGGGTAGTGTCAGGCTCGGCACCTCAACCGTTTCTACCGGCCGCCCATCGATGCCGACCCCGAAGGGCACCTTTAAAATAGCCAACAAGAACCGCCGCGCCTGGTCGAAAAGTTACGGCCTCTGGATGCCTTATTGGATGGGCATTTCCGGCGGACGAGTCGGTTTCCATGAATTGCCAGAGTGGCCCAACGGTTACAAAGAAGGGGCGAATCATCTGGGCAAGCCTGTGTCTCATGGCTGCATCCGTTTGGGCGTCGGTCCAGCGGAAAAGCTTTATAAGTGGGCCGAGGTAGGCACTGCTGTAATAATTTATTAA
- a CDS encoding iron-sulfur cluster assembly scaffold protein — protein sequence MYTKQVIKHFKNPHNQGVIKNADAVGQKGNAACGDVMKIYLKIDSKGTKSKPGPVIKDIKFETLGCAAAIAVSSALTDRVKGKGIDEALAITKDDVVKDLGGLPAPKIHCSMLGLEALHEAIKQYNSK from the coding sequence ATATATACCAAGCAAGTGATCAAGCATTTCAAGAACCCCCACAATCAGGGCGTGATAAAGAATGCTGATGCTGTCGGCCAAAAGGGCAATGCCGCTTGCGGCGATGTGATGAAGATCTATCTGAAGATAGATTCGAAGGGGACCAAGTCCAAGCCCGGACCGGTAATCAAGGATATTAAGTTCGAAACTTTGGGCTGTGCCGCAGCAATCGCTGTTTCCTCGGCCCTGACTGACAGGGTCAAGGGCAAAGGAATCGATGAGGCCTTGGCCATAACCAAGGACGATGTCGTTAAGGATTTAGGAGGGCTTCCAGCGCCGAAAATCCACTGTTCCATGCTTGGTCTCGAGGCTTTGCATGAAGCGATCAAACAATATAATTCAAAATAG
- a CDS encoding NifU family protein: MKAKIEKQLEKIRPALQMDGGDVEFVNFDEATGKLEVRLLGHCAHCPMSQITLKQGIEATIRENIPEVKSVEAA, encoded by the coding sequence ATGAAAGCTAAGATTGAGAAACAACTCGAAAAGATCCGTCCAGCCTTGCAAATGGATGGCGGCGATGTCGAATTCGTCAACTTTGATGAGGCTACCGGCAAACTCGAAGTCCGCCTGCTTGGCCACTGCGCGCATTGCCCGATGTCGCAAATCACCTTGAAGCAGGGAATCGAGGCGACAATCCGCGAGAATATCCCTGAAGTCAAAAGCGTTGAAGCTGCCTGA
- a CDS encoding cysteine desulfurase, which produces MKKEKAIYFDHSATTPVDADVLKAMLPYFSENYGNPSSVHQFGQRAMAGVDQARTEAANFLNCATDEVVFTSGATEANNLALKGVIAALRKKEPGKKLHIITSVVEHDSVLEPIAELERSGVEVTHVPVDKNGVVNLKKIEASIKENTALVSIMYVNSEVGSIQPIKAIGKSISKINDRRLKDWNNLKPELRAEKPRPIYFHTDATQAANFFSCNTQALYVDLLSLSAHKIYGPKGVGLLYVNKRVALLAQQLGGHHENNRRSGTINSAGIVGLGRALRNLTPENQEKHSRKIYKLRDLLAEGLLKNIPGAILNTDRQNATPAHAHFSFPGVEGETTLIALDLEGIAVSTGSACASNSLKASHVLIAMGIKVEVAHTSIRFTLGKHSAPADVKKLITVLPPIIKRFRDMSPLK; this is translated from the coding sequence ATGAAAAAAGAAAAAGCCATATATTTTGACCATAGCGCCACAACCCCGGTCGATGCCGATGTCCTTAAAGCCATGTTGCCATATTTCTCTGAGAATTATGGCAACCCTTCTTCAGTGCATCAGTTCGGCCAGCGAGCTATGGCGGGAGTTGACCAAGCCAGGACCGAGGCGGCTAATTTCCTGAACTGCGCCACAGATGAAGTCGTCTTCACCTCAGGGGCCACCGAGGCCAATAACTTGGCGCTGAAAGGCGTCATTGCGGCCTTGCGCAAGAAAGAGCCGGGCAAGAAACTGCACATCATAACTTCTGTGGTCGAACACGACTCCGTCCTTGAACCGATCGCCGAATTGGAGCGTTCAGGTGTCGAGGTTACCCATGTTCCAGTAGACAAGAACGGCGTAGTCAACTTGAAAAAGATCGAAGCCTCTATCAAGGAAAACACAGCCTTGGTTTCGATCATGTATGTCAACAGCGAAGTCGGAAGTATCCAGCCGATCAAGGCCATAGGAAAGTCGATTTCTAAAATCAATGACCGAAGATTGAAGGATTGGAATAATCTTAAGCCGGAACTCCGCGCGGAAAAGCCACGACCTATCTATTTCCATACTGACGCCACTCAGGCGGCCAACTTTTTTTCTTGCAACACCCAGGCCTTATATGTCGACCTTCTTTCCTTGTCGGCACACAAGATTTACGGTCCCAAGGGAGTGGGCCTGCTTTATGTAAACAAAAGGGTTGCACTTCTGGCCCAGCAGCTTGGTGGCCACCATGAGAATAACCGCCGCAGCGGTACTATAAACTCCGCCGGCATAGTCGGCCTGGGGCGAGCCTTGCGTAATCTGACGCCGGAAAACCAAGAAAAGCATAGCCGCAAGATTTATAAGCTGCGTGACTTGCTGGCAGAGGGGCTTTTGAAAAATATTCCTGGGGCCATACTTAATACCGATCGCCAGAATGCCACGCCAGCCCACGCGCATTTTTCATTTCCCGGCGTGGAGGGCGAGACGACCCTTATCGCCCTTGATTTGGAGGGTATTGCCGTCTCTACGGGCTCGGCCTGTGCTTCGAATAGCTTGAAGGCCTCGCATGTGCTTATAGCTATGGGAATTAAGGTGGAAGTTGCCCACACTTCGATCCGTTTTACCCTGGGTAAACACAGTGCACCGGCCGACGTTAAGAAGCTGATCACTGTCCTGCCACCGATAATCAAGCGATTCAGGGACATGTCACCATTGAAATAG
- the pilO gene encoding type 4a pilus biogenesis protein PilO has product MNLSSVKKLGLKEKILLINLVLIGISGSLIYFLILPNIDDINRIKKEIDTQLIDLEVKYQRGQSIKKLNANLKKIEPDIATLDQVFIKETEQVNFITSLEELATKHNLKQKLALGKAQKSKSSFKKIPLQISLEGSYRTLLAYLHDLETLGSYVNVKSIDIISTSATNVDENGMTRNNISANLSVETYWQ; this is encoded by the coding sequence ATGAATCTTTCTTCCGTAAAAAAACTTGGTCTCAAGGAAAAAATACTGTTGATCAACCTGGTCCTGATCGGGATTTCAGGCTCGTTGATTTATTTCCTGATCCTGCCGAATATCGACGACATCAACAGGATCAAGAAAGAAATCGACACGCAGCTGATCGATCTCGAAGTAAAATACCAGCGCGGGCAAAGCATCAAGAAGCTTAATGCCAACCTTAAGAAAATCGAGCCGGATATCGCCACGCTTGACCAAGTCTTCATCAAGGAAACCGAGCAAGTCAACTTCATCACCAGCTTGGAGGAGCTAGCGACCAAGCATAACCTTAAGCAGAAACTTGCTCTAGGCAAGGCCCAGAAATCCAAAAGCAGCTTCAAAAAAATACCGTTGCAAATTTCCTTAGAAGGCTCATACCGCACTCTCCTGGCATACCTCCATGACCTTGAAACCTTAGGCAGTTACGTTAATGTCAAATCCATTGATATTATCAGTACCTCAGCCACCAATGTCGATGAGAACGGCATGACGCGAAACAATATTTCAGCGAACTTGTCGGTCGAAACCTACTGGCAATAA
- a CDS encoding PilN domain-containing protein, translated as MITLNLISEQKKKEIKIKHLHLLLKKIDLVVIIFVCLIAILILVAKILLQNTFNTTIDQTTLITKNTQGSASKVRDINNKITSVDQVQTDFIVWTKLLDQLATSTPDDIVFTSVKASSDKNIRITGVAKTRDALIALKNSYEDVVMFDKFDFPLSNMLQKENINFEIVTKFKVESLKP; from the coding sequence ATGATTACCCTTAACCTAATCTCTGAACAAAAGAAGAAAGAGATAAAAATCAAGCACCTGCATCTTCTCCTTAAGAAAATCGACTTGGTCGTGATTATTTTCGTCTGCCTTATCGCCATCCTCATCCTGGTCGCAAAAATCTTATTGCAAAACACTTTCAATACCACCATCGACCAGACCACCCTCATCACCAAGAATACCCAGGGCTCAGCATCCAAGGTCCGCGACATCAACAACAAGATCACCTCAGTCGACCAGGTACAGACCGATTTCATCGTCTGGACCAAACTGCTGGACCAGCTGGCAACCTCGACTCCGGATGATATCGTTTTCACTTCAGTCAAGGCCAGCTCAGACAAGAATATCCGCATAACCGGCGTAGCCAAAACCCGCGATGCCCTCATCGCCCTGAAAAATTCCTACGAAGACGTCGTCATGTTCGACAAATTCGATTTTCCCCTCTCCAACATGCTGCAAAAGGAAAATATCAATTTCGAGATAGTTACAAAATTCAAAGTTGAGTCGTTAAAGCCATGA
- the pilM gene encoding type IV pilus assembly protein PilM, translated as MLLSNTSEFPIGLDISDFSLKLVQLNKAGESFSIQAISKIDLPAGIIDDGEIKNRDELVKYLKNLIDTPRFGKVSSHEVTACLPENKTFVKLIEIDNGPNDLRETILAEMEKHIPLPVDEIYFDWQIVSKDQGKNLVLLGAAPKQIVDDYSNIFDELGLSVFALEIESSAICRALLPEENSRIKSDQTNNYAILDIGAKRTSMIFYAHKTILFTVSLPISGEAVTKNIADNLKIDRDQAERAKIICGLDEEKAEGVIREILASQIGELVKKIKEVLSYYETHFPGQGAIGSVFLCGGGSNIENIDKILADSLGLPVLLGDPLLNIKDDREKINHLFAETYSLSLDAGKNNSGDDLTYTQNSSLAFATAIGLGLRGLFIDEL; from the coding sequence ATGCTACTCAGCAATACTTCCGAATTTCCCATCGGCCTGGACATTTCCGATTTTTCCCTCAAGCTCGTCCAACTGAACAAGGCCGGTGAATCATTTTCCATCCAAGCAATAAGCAAGATCGACCTTCCGGCCGGCATTATTGACGACGGCGAAATAAAGAACCGCGACGAACTGGTTAAATACCTGAAAAATCTGATAGACACTCCTCGCTTCGGCAAGGTCTCTTCCCATGAAGTGACCGCTTGCCTGCCAGAAAACAAAACCTTCGTAAAACTTATCGAGATTGACAACGGCCCGAACGACTTGAGAGAAACGATCTTGGCCGAGATGGAAAAGCATATTCCCTTGCCTGTCGACGAAATATACTTCGACTGGCAGATCGTCAGCAAGGATCAGGGCAAGAATCTCGTCCTGCTTGGCGCAGCGCCGAAGCAGATTGTCGACGACTACTCCAACATCTTTGATGAGCTGGGGCTTTCAGTCTTTGCCCTCGAGATCGAGTCCAGTGCCATCTGCCGAGCCCTCCTACCGGAAGAAAATAGCCGAATCAAAAGCGACCAGACCAACAACTATGCCATACTCGACATCGGAGCCAAGCGGACTAGCATGATTTTTTACGCGCACAAGACCATCCTTTTTACGGTCAGCTTGCCGATTTCCGGAGAGGCGGTAACCAAGAACATCGCCGACAACCTGAAGATAGACCGCGACCAGGCCGAGCGCGCCAAGATAATCTGCGGGCTGGATGAGGAAAAGGCCGAAGGCGTCATCCGTGAGATACTCGCAAGCCAGATCGGCGAATTGGTCAAAAAAATAAAAGAGGTCCTAAGCTATTATGAAACGCACTTCCCTGGGCAAGGCGCGATCGGCAGCGTTTTTTTGTGCGGAGGCGGTTCGAATATCGAGAACATCGACAAGATATTGGCCGATTCGCTCGGTTTGCCGGTTTTGCTCGGTGATCCGCTATTGAACATCAAGGATGACCGCGAAAAAATAAACCACCTTTTTGCCGAGACTTACAGCCTTTCACTTGATGCTGGTAAAAATAACTCCGGCGACGACCTTACATATACCCAAAACTCGAGCCTAGCATTCGCCACCGCTATCGGCCTCGGGTTGCGCGGATTATTCATTGATGAATTATAG
- a CDS encoding type II secretion system F family protein, whose protein sequence is MVVNLKSDIIAPQAAEQPVAQSLIAKINNALIKMSPIPADEKLFFVRNLCVMLKAGVPLLSALQTLCKQSVNKHFIQVITDTSKAVEKGKSFTEALKLNPDVFGELFINMVEAGEVSGKLENVLDQLYIQMKKHHELISKIKGALTYPAVVLFAMGGIGIFMMLVVVPQITSMLKDFNTELPLATKIIIGVSDFLAKNTTLALILIVAAIYVFIRIYKTTTGRYYFDLLMIKMPIFGKIIKKVNLAKFARTVSSLLKTDIMIIKSFQITANVLGNIHYRAAINDIGDKIKKGTPINEVVATYPKLFPPIVTQMIAIGEQTGELDSILQELAEFYEEEVDTIMESLPSIIEPVLILVLGSAVGVMAVAIVMPMYSITTSV, encoded by the coding sequence ATGGTCGTAAACCTCAAATCAGACATTATCGCTCCGCAAGCGGCGGAACAACCGGTAGCGCAGTCGCTGATCGCCAAGATCAACAATGCGCTGATCAAGATGTCGCCTATTCCGGCTGACGAAAAGCTTTTTTTCGTCAGGAATCTTTGCGTCATGCTTAAGGCGGGCGTACCGTTGCTGTCCGCACTTCAGACCCTGTGCAAGCAAAGCGTCAACAAGCACTTCATCCAAGTCATCACCGATACTTCAAAAGCAGTCGAGAAAGGCAAAAGCTTCACCGAGGCGCTCAAGCTCAACCCCGATGTCTTCGGCGAGCTCTTTATCAACATGGTAGAGGCCGGCGAAGTCTCCGGCAAGCTCGAAAACGTGCTGGACCAGCTATATATCCAGATGAAGAAGCACCACGAGCTTATTTCCAAGATCAAGGGTGCCTTGACTTACCCGGCAGTCGTCCTTTTTGCCATGGGCGGCATCGGCATCTTCATGATGCTCGTGGTCGTTCCTCAGATCACTTCCATGCTTAAGGATTTCAACACCGAGCTGCCGCTGGCCACCAAGATCATTATCGGCGTCAGCGACTTCCTGGCCAAAAACACCACCCTGGCTTTAATCCTGATCGTCGCCGCTATCTATGTATTCATCCGCATATACAAGACCACGACCGGCCGCTACTACTTCGACCTCCTGATGATAAAGATGCCGATTTTTGGCAAGATCATCAAGAAGGTCAACCTCGCCAAGTTCGCCCGTACTGTCAGCTCGCTTCTGAAAACTGACATCATGATCATAAAATCATTCCAGATCACGGCTAATGTCTTGGGCAATATCCACTATCGGGCGGCCATTAACGATATCGGCGATAAGATTAAAAAAGGTACTCCGATCAACGAGGTGGTCGCCACCTACCCCAAACTTTTTCCACCGATCGTCACCCAAATGATCGCTATCGGCGAGCAGACCGGCGAACTGGACAGCATTTTGCAGGAATTAGCCGAGTTTTATGAAGAAGAGGTCGACACGATTATGGAAAGCCTGCCCTCGATCATTGAGCCTGTCTTGATCCTGGTTCTGGGCTCAGCTGTCGGTGTCATGGCCGTCGCCATCGTCATGCCGATGTATTCGATTACAACTTCTGTATAA